The following proteins come from a genomic window of Montipora capricornis isolate CH-2021 chromosome 9, ASM3666992v2, whole genome shotgun sequence:
- the LOC138017058 gene encoding fibroblast growth factor 2-like, which produces MVSVRIFLYSKWGFYLQINAEQQSISGVRTNDEHCVLEMKTTDFGKVTIQGVNANAYIAVNAQGNLYTTANEDESCIWREIHHADGYNYYQSDVYNQFYLGIKRKGAPKNGGRTGLGQVGCAFLTKPAA; this is translated from the exons ATGGTGTCCGTGCGAATTTTCCTGTATTCGAAGTGGGGATTTTACCTTCAAATCAACGCTGAGCAGCAGAGCATTTCAGGAGTGAGAACGAATGACGAACATTGCG TTCTAGAAATGAAAACGACAGATTTCGGCAAAGTTACCATCCAAGGAGTGAATGCTAACGCTTATATCGCCGTGAATGCCCAAGGGAATTTGTACACAACT GCAAATGAGGATGAGTCTTGCATATGGAGAGAAATCCACCACGCTGACGGCTACAACTATTATCAATCTGACGTTTACAATCAGTTTTATTTGGGGATCAAACGGAAAGGGGCTCCAAAGAATGGCGGCAGGACAGGACTTGGACAAGTCGGGTGTGCTTTTCTTACAAAACCAGCGGCCTAA
- the LOC138017056 gene encoding uncharacterized protein produces the protein MAGDTCKHDSNLEEDCKEVDIFEASQRGEVMMCRELIGKHGAKILSSYDNHGHTPLHWAALGGYSEVIKFFINCGVDVNRQSRSDYGPFPIHWACVNGHILCVDLLIQNGASIDCTDNKGCTPLIICAQYGKAMLAGYLIGKGAKSVLTDHEGDNALHWACFKGHSELVQLLLYSGFDPKQKDRFGQTPLHLACLSGDLTTVEHIVDMDVELNVVDSNDKTPLKLAMARDHKQIVCYLQGKLKRIVSCQLRDVVFGPPGRSKAGILFYFGMLFLWGYPVYFYYVLPDTWSLIPWVHYVFITLNVIMWISLYNANMREPGFIPCNSPDYDMALKQVPFYEEWQAKTGQNPLENLCHTCRLVRPLRAKHCRICNRCVKHFDHHCPYINNCVGLRNRGPFFVYVACVAACSIITVFLAITELRLGGFSWIFLIGLLQMILVSLIVAALFIFLSNQISMNITTNERINKRRYAYLTGPSGIFLNPFDRGCMKNWLEYFHWIPPYDKKPNLRYNV, from the exons ATGGCGGGCGATACTTGTAAACACGATTCGAACCTCGAAGAAGATTGCAAAGAAGTTGATATCTTTGAGGCCTCTCAACGAGG AGAAGTCATGATGTGCAGGGAACTCATTGGCAAGCACGGTGCAAAAATTCTTAGTTCATATGATAATCATGGACACACTCCTCTTCACTGGGCTGCCCTGGGAGGATACAGTGAAGTGATAAAATTCTTTATTAACTGCGGTGTTGATGTCAATAGGCAAAGTCGCTCTGATTATGGACCTTTTCCTATACACTGGGCTTGTGTAAATGGTCACATCTTGTGTGTGGATCTtctcattcaaaatggcgcatcTATAGACTGCACGGACAATAAAGGTTGCACCCCGCTTATCATTTGTGCTCAGTATGGTAAGGCAATGCTGGCTGGATATCTCATAGGAAAAGGCGCAAAGAGTGTTTTGACAGATCACGAAGGGGATAATGCTTTGCACTGGGCTTGTTTTAAAG GTCACAGTGAGCTTGTTCAGCTCCTACTATATTCTGGTTTCGACCCAAAACAAAAAGACAGGTTTGGTCAG ACACCTCTTCATCTGGCCTGCCTGAGTGGAGATCTTACAACAGTTGAACACATTGTTGACATG GATGTTGAATTAAATGTTGTTGACAGCAATGACAAGACTCCCTTGAAACTAGCTATGGCTCGAGATCACAAACAAATCGTGTGCTACTTGCAAGGAAAACTAAAGCGAATTGTCTCTTGCCAATTAAG GGACGTTGTATTCGGTCCGCCTGGCAGATCTAAAGCTGGAATCTTATTTTACTTCGGTATGCTGTTTCTATGGGGATATCCTGTGTACTTTTATTAC GTGCTTCCCGATACATGGAGTTTAATTCCCTGGGTTCATTATGTGTTTATCACTTTAAATGTAATAATGTGGATCTCGTTGTATAACGCGAACATGCGGGAACCGGGGTTTATTCCTTGCAACAGTCCTGATTATGATATGGCTTTAAAACAA GTCCCTTTCTATGAAGAATGGCAGGCGAAGACTGGACAAAATCCTTTGGAAAATCTTTGCCATACTTGTAGACTGGTGCGACCACTACGCGCAAAGCATTGTAGGATATGTAACCGATGTGTAAAGCATTTTGATCATCACTGTCCGTATATTAACAATTGCGTGGGCCTCAGAAACAG gGGCCCATTCTTCGTATATGTAGCTTGCGTTGCAGCTTGCAGTATAATCACAGTGTTTTTGGCCATCACAGAGCTTCGTCTGGGGGGATTCAGTTGGATTTTTCTTATCGGGTTATTACAGATGATTTTGGTTTCGCTAATCGTGGCAGCTCTCTTCATTTTTCTG TCGAATCAAATTTCCATGAACATAACGACCAACGAGAGAATTAACAAGAGGAGATATGCGTATCTTACTGGCCCCTCGGGGATTTTTCTCAATCCCTTTGACAGAGGTTGCATGAAGAACTGGTTGGAGTATTTTCACTGGATTCCACCCTATGACAAGAAACCTAACCTAAGATACAATGTTTGA
- the LOC138017057 gene encoding endosomal/lysosomal proton channel TMEM175-like, which produces MEEERDFVHLNRLKCFNDAVFAIVSTILILPIRRLEEKSDSDLEELLKDRWVQLVVYFMSFLVICSVWESHVHRLKILAHVDDVLIWLNLASLMFTSFLPFGCALEGKYPKKYLPIVLICCNMLIIEGLEVVMILYSFRRHHLLKEQLQELPEEQLKERRNYMLVKKLINPLMYLLSASFSNTSSVTSWVLISVVIFTPCIHRFLGIMFRKCKAIRMAEADFDLTFGNYIDTERVECFSDGVFSIVATLLVLDITTENFPKEQDVDQDGIDKTVLKMWPKFLIYIATFVIIALLWFLHHSLFHGIRKMNQIMLVANNISLSFTGFFPFIVALMNKFVSDPNHLDPDARVAVRCGAVITCIASIAQAVIFVVAVCHGRSHLEPKANPTVSRGSHLYLALKLTIIPLVSLFVYFTTFAGYSVLYLAFYAAILITPFLFLALKIVLGQRDIGVMRRDIVIDPETDTWVPPPHRSRLRVQRKALGETSLSDTLAV; this is translated from the coding sequence ATGGAAGAAGAAAGAGACTTCGTTCATCTTAACCGTCTAAAATGTTTTAACGATGCTGTTTTTGCAATTGTTTCCACTATCCTGATCCTTCCAATACGGAGATTAGAAGAGAAATCGGACTCCGACCTCGAGGAGCTGCTCAAGGATCGATGGGTTCAGCTTGTTGTGTATTTTATGTCCTTCCTTGTCATCTGTTCTGTCTGGGAATCTCACGTGCATCGTTTGAAGATCCTCGCTCATGTGGACGATGTCTTGATTTGGTTAAATCTCGCATCGCTGATGTTCACTTCATTTTTGCCCTTTGGTTGCGCTCTAGAGGGAAAATACCCGAAAAAGTATCTTCCTATAGTCTTAATTTGCTGCAACATGTTGATAATAGAGGGTCTGGAAGTAGTAATGATTTTGTACTCTTTCCGTCGGCATCATCTACTCAAGGAGCAGCTTCAAGAGTTGCCTGAGGAGCAATTGAAAGAACGGAGAAACTATATGTTGGTCAAGAAACTAATCAATCCGTTAATGTATCTTTTGTCAGCCTCTTTTAGCAACACTAGTAGCGTGACATCGTGGGTGCTGATCTCTGTTGTAATATTCACGCCTTGCATACATCGCTTCCTTGGTATTATGTTCCGGAAGTGCAAAGCGATCCGTATGGCTGAAGCTGATTTTGACCTCACGTTTGGGAATTATATCGATACAGAGAGAGTGGAATGTTTCAGCGATGGAGTATTCTCCATTGTTGCCACTCTGTTGGTTCTGGACATAACTACAGAGAATTTTCCAAAGGAACAGGATGTTGATCAAGATGGGATTGATAAAACTGTCCTCAAAATGTGGCCAAAATTTCTGATATACATCGCAACGTTCGTCATCATCGCCCTCTTGTGGTTTCTTCACCATTCGCTGTTCCATGGCATCAGGAAAATGAACCAAATTATGTTGGTTGCAAACAACATTTCCTTGTCGTTCACTGGATTCTTTCCATTTATTGTTGCCTTGATGAACAAGTTTGTCTCTGACCCAAATCATCTCGATCCTGATGCCAGGGTGGCAGTGCGGTGTGGAGCTGTCATAACATGCATCGCAAGCATAGCTCAAGcagttatttttgttgttgctgtgtGTCATGGTCGCTCTCATCTTGAACCCAAAGCCAACCCTACAGTCTCAAGAGGCAGCCACCTCTATCTTGCCTTAAAGCTCACAATTATTCCACTGGTCTCCCTGTTTGTTTACTTCACTACATTTGCAGGGTATTCAGTGCTATATCTTGCTTTTTATGCTGCTATACTCATAACCCCATTCCTTTTTCTAGCACTTAAAATAGTTTTAGGCCAAAGAGACATTGGTGTAATGAGGCGTGACATTGTAATTGATCCTGAGACAGACACTTGGGTCCCTCCACCTCACAGAAGTCGGCTGAGAGTACAGAGGAAAGCTTTAGGGGAAACAAGTTTGTCCGATACCTTAGCAGTTTAA
- the LOC138015323 gene encoding endosomal/lysosomal proton channel TMEM175-like, producing the protein MANEHVDLFHLKRLQCFNDAMFAIVATILVLPIRKLEEKAKESVSLADQLSEKWPELVIYFVGFLVVCAVWESHVLRFRILSRVDDVLVWFNLASLLFTSFLPFTCALEGIFTRKYLPMMLICGNLLVLEILEFIMIVYAFQHSHLLNEKFGYLTQPEIRQRMKLILAKRAVNPILYISAGALSLTEVRIALVVIAIVVFSPCINRLVGLIYLRLSRFQLSASDLDRMFGNFIDKERVEFFSDGLFAIVSTLLVLDITAEHFPTKAEVDRDGIQQTLLHMRSEIFTYGATFVVVALLWFTHHSLFHRLQKINQVMLVCNNVSLAFVGLSPLINVTLNLYAGHGKPESRLAVQSGAIIVFSASITQAIVFVIALLRGPTYLAPCANPHVSPRTHSYLALKLSIIPLMAFLVYMAGTLCPNASSSDTVYHISAGLTPVIFILMKIVFSCCWGHSPCGQRASVLSPRRNIEEYSSEFYDVLEDD; encoded by the coding sequence ATGGCAAACGAACATGTTGACCTCTTCCATCTAAAGCGTCTGCAATGTTTCAACGATGCTATGTTTGCTATAGTCGCAACTATTTTGGTGTTACCGATAAGGAAACTTGAAGAGAAAGCCAAAGAAAGCGTAAGTCTTGCTGATCAACTCAGCGAAAAATGGCCAGAGCTTGTGATCTACTTCGTTGGTTTTCTTGTGGTTTGCGCTGTGTGGGAATCGCATGTCCTAAGGTTCCGGATACTGTCTCGCGTGGACGATGTTCTAGTTTGGTTCAATCTGGCATCTTTGCTATTTACGTCCTTTCTCCCATTCACATGTGCTTTAGAAGGAATCTTTACGCGGAAGTACCTTCCGATGATGTTGATTTGCGGTAATCTTCTCGTACTGGAAATCTTGGAATTTATTATGATAGTTTATGCCTTTCAACATTCGCATCTTCTCAACGAAAAGTTTGGATATCTAACGCAACCAGAAATTCGGCAGAGAATGAAACTTATTCTAGCGAAGAGAGCTGTAAATCCCATTCTCTACATCTCGGCTGGGGCACTGAGCTTAACGGAAGTGCGCATCGCTTTGGTTGTCATAGCAATCGTGGTTTTCTCTCCTTGTATCAATCGCCTCGTAGGCTTGATATACCTCAGACTGTCTCGATTTCAACTGTCTGCCTCTGACTTGGATCGCATGTTTGGAAATTTCATCGACAAGGAGAGAGTAGAGTTTTTCAGCGACGGTCTTTTCGCCATCGTTTCCACCCTGCTGGTGTTGGACATCACAGCAGAGCATTTTCCTACCAAAGCAGAAGTCGATCGGGACGGGATTCAGCAAACCTTACTCCACATGAGGTCGGAGATCTTTACTTACGGGGCTACGTTCGTGGTTGTAGCCCTGTTATGGTTCACACATCATTCTCTGTTTCACAGGCTTCAGAAGATTAATCAAGTCATGTTGGTGTGCAATAATGTTTCTTTAGCCTTCGTGGGTCTTTCCCCGCTCATCAACGTAACCCTCAACCTTTACGCTGGTCATGGTAAGCCGGAGAGTCGCCTTGCTGTCCAGTCAGGTGCGATTATTGTCTTCTCGGCCAGCATCACTCAGGCGATTGTGTTTGTCATCGCTCTGTTGAGAGGTCCAACCTACCTCGCGCCTTGCGCGAATCCGCACGTGTCACCTCGCACGCACTCTTATCTCGCGTTGAAGCTCAGCATAATTCCTCTCATGGCATTTTTGGTGTACATGGCGGGCACTTTGTGCCCGAATGCCTCTTCCTCAGATACTGTGTATCACATTTCTGCTGGGCTAACTCCGGTTATTTTCATTTTGATGAAAATTGTGTTTTCCTGTTGCTGGGGTCACAGTCCTTGTGGTCAGAGGGCTTCCGTATTAAGTCCACGACGAAATATCGAAGAATACTCGTCGGAATTTTACGATGTCCTAGAGGACGATTAG